A window of the Lolium perenne isolate Kyuss_39 chromosome 7, Kyuss_2.0, whole genome shotgun sequence genome harbors these coding sequences:
- the LOC127314147 gene encoding uncharacterized protein, which produces MNGFYSSIAHGLDALHGTLASSPDAAFMSAPFLQQAAALLRSLHSQLVHLVQRLHLPPGESWLDEYMDETSRLWEVCQVVKAGASALDTYCASAGRIDATLDDWLCNPNPHNARQVVRAINAPRRQAVGLEQENRALADTRIDPASLLLDDRSPVEFKLNAFNGFRGVLYALRNASSFLLMLLVSGTVSCLPDLACCANSPFRTSGAGYVSSMGRLRQRVAEEMEAVAGEHSCSGIMMYEFRQARLGIESIKTEFDRVIATGYGNPGEIAERVEIIKGWIGMLRSGAESVISELDDFFDEIVEGRKMLSDLCSHR; this is translated from the exons CATGTCGGCGCCGTTTCTCCAGCAGGCGGCAGCCCTGCTCCGCTCCCTGCACTCGCAGCTCGTCCACCTCGTGCAGCGCCTCCACCTGCCGCCTGGTGAGAGCTGGCTCGACGAGTACATGGACGAGACCTCCCGCCTCTGGGAGGTCTGCCAGGTCGTCAAGGCCGGCGCCTCCGCCCTCGACACCTACTGCGCCTCGGCCGGACGCATCGACGCCACACTGGACGACTGGCTCTGCAACCCCAACCCCCACAATGCCCGCCAG GTGGTGCGCGCGATCAACGCGCCGCGGCGGCAGGCCGTGGGGCTGGAGCAGGAGAACCGGGCGCTCGCCGACACCAGGATCGACCCAGCGTCGCTGCTGCTCGACGACCGCTCGCCCGTCGAGTTCAAGCTCAACGCCTTCAATGGCTTCCGCGGCGTGCTCTACGCGCTGCGCAACGCCAGctccttcctcctcatgctcctcGTCTCCGGGACCGTCTCCTGCCTCCCGGACCTCGCCTGCTGCGCCAACAGCCCGTTCCGCACCTCAGGCGCCGGCTACGTCTCCTCCATGGGGCGCCTGCGCCAGCGCGTCGCCGAGGagatggaggcggtggccggcGAGCACTCCTGCTCCGGCATCATGATGTACGAGTTCCGGCAGGCCAGGCTCGGCATTGAGAGCATCAAGACTGAGTTCGACAGGGTCATCGCCACAGGGTACGGCAACCCTGGGGAGATCGCCGAGAGGGTGGAGATCATCAAAGGATGGATCGGGATGCTGAGGTCAGGAGCTGAGAGCGTCATCAGTGAGCTGGACGACTTCTTCGATGAGATCGTAGAAGGCAGGAAGATGCTGTCTGACCTGTGCAGCCATCGCTGA